One genomic segment of Chitinophaga parva includes these proteins:
- a CDS encoding M28 family metallopeptidase — MKQLINSLLIGGVLAACSCNQGGAGGDASTPDSAAVREINKDAFVKQLSVLASDSFQGRKPFTPGEDLTIHYLEDQFKALGLKPGNGNSYFQEVPMVEVNTKPDGPLVIKGAKGSVSLKYLDDYVATTRRIDTTVSADNSGIVFAGFGIVAPEYKWNDYEGLDVKGKTVMVLVNDPGFTDSTLFKGHTMTYYGRWTYKYEEAARQGATGVIIVHETAPASYPWDVVRGGWSGARLELQAEDNYASRAKLEGWVTIDAAKKIFQLAGVGDSLMEKAHHPGFKPVDLHLTTSFVLHNSLKKSTSHNVVAVLPGTSKADEAVIYSAHWDHFGIGEPRESPLKPGVKDSIYNGALDNGSGTAALVVLAKAFTTAQHKPERSVVFLAVTGEEQGLLGSEYYATHPLFPINKTVADLNVDEMNNYGRTKDVVMIGYGQSDMDDYAKDAAARQGRTVVPDPKPFTGSFFRSDHFNFAKAGIPALYFEGGPTSVDHGAGYGVKMKEEFDATRYHSPFDELDSSWNFDGMIEDTQLLFSIGFRLANENSWPKWKAGSEFKAARDKNAPKE; from the coding sequence ATGAAACAACTCATCAACTCCCTCCTGATCGGCGGGGTCCTGGCGGCTTGCAGCTGCAACCAGGGCGGTGCGGGCGGAGACGCCAGTACGCCGGATAGCGCGGCAGTAAGGGAGATCAACAAAGATGCTTTTGTAAAGCAGCTCTCCGTACTGGCCTCCGATTCTTTCCAGGGCCGCAAACCTTTTACCCCGGGCGAAGACCTGACCATCCATTACCTGGAAGACCAGTTTAAAGCCCTGGGCCTGAAGCCGGGCAATGGCAACAGCTATTTCCAGGAGGTACCCATGGTGGAAGTGAACACCAAACCGGACGGCCCCCTGGTGATCAAAGGCGCAAAAGGCAGCGTATCCCTCAAATACCTGGATGACTATGTGGCTACCACCCGGCGTATAGACACTACCGTTAGTGCGGATAATTCCGGGATCGTGTTTGCTGGTTTTGGCATTGTGGCGCCGGAATATAAATGGAATGATTACGAAGGGCTGGACGTGAAAGGCAAGACCGTAATGGTGCTGGTGAATGATCCTGGCTTTACAGACAGCACGCTGTTCAAAGGCCACACCATGACCTATTACGGCCGCTGGACATATAAATACGAGGAAGCGGCCCGCCAGGGCGCTACAGGCGTGATCATCGTGCACGAGACCGCGCCCGCCAGCTATCCCTGGGATGTAGTACGCGGCGGCTGGAGCGGTGCACGCCTGGAACTGCAGGCGGAAGATAACTACGCTTCCCGCGCTAAGCTGGAAGGTTGGGTGACCATCGATGCTGCGAAGAAGATCTTCCAACTGGCCGGTGTGGGCGATAGCCTCATGGAAAAGGCCCACCATCCGGGCTTTAAGCCGGTGGACCTGCACCTGACCACCAGCTTTGTGCTGCACAACTCCCTGAAAAAATCAACTTCGCATAACGTAGTAGCCGTGTTGCCGGGTACTTCCAAGGCGGATGAAGCCGTGATCTACTCTGCGCACTGGGACCACTTCGGCATTGGTGAGCCACGTGAAAGCCCGCTGAAACCGGGCGTAAAAGACTCCATCTACAATGGCGCCCTGGACAACGGCAGCGGTACCGCCGCGCTGGTGGTACTGGCCAAAGCTTTCACCACAGCCCAGCACAAGCCGGAGCGCTCCGTGGTGTTCCTGGCAGTAACAGGCGAAGAACAGGGCCTACTGGGTTCTGAATACTACGCTACCCATCCCCTCTTCCCAATAAATAAAACCGTGGCAGACCTGAACGTGGATGAGATGAATAACTATGGCCGCACCAAGGATGTAGTGATGATCGGCTATGGCCAAAGCGATATGGACGATTACGCAAAAGACGCTGCCGCCAGGCAGGGCCGCACCGTGGTGCCGGATCCCAAGCCCTTCACCGGCTCCTTCTTCCGCTCTGACCACTTCAATTTTGCAAAAGCAGGCATTCCCGCATTGTATTTTGAAGGCGGCCCCACTTCTGTAGATCATGGCGCAGGTTATGGCGTAAAAATGAAGGAAGAATTTGATGCCACCCGTTACCACTCTCCTTTTGATGAACTGGATAGCAGCTGGAACTTTGACGGTATGATCGAAGACACGCAATTGTTGTTCAGCATCGGCTTCCGCCTGGCAAATGAAAACAGCTGGCCGAAATGGAAGGCTGGTTCTGAATTTAAAGCGGCGCGCGATAAGAATGCACCGAAAGAGTAA
- a CDS encoding aminotransferase-like domain-containing protein — protein sequence MLKTAEHLYLQVADKLEQLIEKEVLKIGDKLPSVRVLSKEQGISMSTAFQAYYHLESKGLIAPRPKSGYYVQFNSRRLPQMPQACTPVKKASDVSVGDMMFEIFGDMKASDVLRFSIAAPAEGLLPDARLSKALTQALRTTSGHGVHYDSVQGNELFRRQIARMSIHWGGALSEDDVVTTHGCMDALKLCLGATTQPGDTIALESPAYCGALQLAHHMGLKVLEVPTSPVTGVDLDYLEKAIPRFKIKACLFVTNFNNPLGSCMPDRNKKQLVDILEKFDIPLIEDDIYGDMYFGKERPLLCKTFDKTGNVLLCNSISKSLAPGYRAGWCIPGKYKEKVLRLKQFQTIACTSLTHAAVGLFLENGRYEHHLRTMRKMLHTQCLRYQQAIADYFPEDTCVTRPQGGFVLWIELDKRINTYELFQQAMRKKISIAPGRIFTLQDRYHNCLRISYGTPWSKQVDDAFRTLGKLIRNMY from the coding sequence ATGCTAAAGACCGCCGAACATTTATACCTGCAGGTAGCAGATAAACTGGAGCAGCTCATTGAAAAAGAAGTGCTCAAGATCGGGGACAAACTGCCCTCCGTGCGCGTGCTGAGCAAGGAGCAGGGTATCAGTATGAGCACTGCTTTCCAGGCCTATTACCACCTGGAATCCAAAGGACTGATAGCGCCCCGCCCCAAATCCGGCTACTACGTGCAGTTCAACAGCCGGCGCCTGCCCCAGATGCCCCAGGCCTGCACCCCGGTAAAGAAAGCATCGGATGTAAGCGTGGGCGATATGATGTTTGAAATATTTGGCGACATGAAGGCCAGCGATGTGCTCCGCTTTTCCATTGCCGCCCCCGCGGAAGGTTTGCTGCCGGATGCAAGGTTGAGCAAAGCCCTCACGCAGGCACTACGCACCACATCCGGCCACGGCGTGCACTATGATAGTGTGCAGGGCAATGAACTGTTCCGCAGGCAGATAGCGCGCATGAGCATCCACTGGGGCGGTGCACTGAGTGAAGATGATGTGGTGACCACCCATGGCTGCATGGATGCCCTGAAACTATGCCTGGGCGCCACTACCCAGCCAGGCGATACCATTGCCCTGGAAAGCCCCGCTTACTGCGGCGCCCTGCAACTGGCACACCACATGGGCCTCAAAGTACTGGAAGTGCCTACCAGCCCGGTGACCGGCGTGGACCTGGATTACCTGGAAAAAGCCATTCCCCGCTTTAAAATAAAGGCCTGCCTGTTTGTGACCAACTTCAACAATCCCCTGGGCTCCTGCATGCCGGACCGGAATAAAAAGCAACTGGTGGATATCCTCGAAAAATTTGATATCCCCCTCATTGAAGATGATATCTATGGCGACATGTACTTTGGCAAGGAACGCCCCCTGCTCTGCAAAACATTTGACAAAACGGGCAACGTGCTGCTCTGCAATTCTATTTCCAAATCACTGGCCCCGGGATACCGCGCGGGGTGGTGCATCCCGGGTAAGTACAAGGAAAAAGTGCTGCGCCTGAAGCAGTTCCAGACCATTGCCTGCACGTCCCTCACGCATGCGGCGGTAGGCCTTTTCCTGGAAAACGGGCGCTACGAGCACCACCTGCGCACCATGCGCAAAATGCTGCACACCCAGTGCCTGCGCTACCAGCAGGCCATTGCCGATTACTTCCCGGAAGACACCTGTGTAACCCGCCCCCAGGGCGGATTTGTGCTCTGGATAGAACTGGATAAACGCATAAATACCTATGAACTTTTCCAGCAGGCCATGCGCAAAAAGATCAGCATTGCACCCGGGCGCATCTTTACCCTGCAGGACCGCTATCATAACTGCCTGCGCATCAGTTACGGCACGCCCTGGAGCAAGCAGGTAGATGACGCGTTCAGGACGCTGGGGAAGTTGATCAGGAATATGTATTGA
- a CDS encoding DinB family protein: MLYPALQERLNTQHLALVHILQGLPESRLLQEVRPGKWSIHQQVCHLAAIQPVYGQRFIAIAESTGPVILQQYVGDVDPFFLELCGLPLPAVLSTLSEGRLQLQELAQGFTASDFGKTCEHPLYGHLSLRELLEFFVLHEAHHLFEIFKMAHLKPSN; the protein is encoded by the coding sequence ATGTTATATCCTGCTTTGCAAGAGCGCCTCAACACACAGCACCTGGCCCTGGTGCACATTCTACAGGGATTGCCGGAAAGCCGCCTGCTGCAGGAGGTGAGGCCCGGTAAGTGGAGTATCCACCAGCAGGTATGCCACCTGGCCGCCATCCAACCGGTGTACGGGCAGCGTTTTATTGCCATAGCAGAAAGCACCGGGCCTGTTATATTGCAGCAGTACGTAGGGGATGTGGACCCCTTTTTCCTGGAGCTTTGCGGGCTGCCCTTGCCTGCTGTGCTTTCCACCTTGTCAGAAGGCCGGCTGCAACTGCAGGAACTGGCCCAGGGCTTCACCGCATCGGATTTTGGCAAGACCTGCGAGCACCCGCTCTACGGCCACCTGTCCCTTCGTGAGCTGCTGGAATTTTTTGTGCTCCATGAAGCACATCATTTATTTGAGATCTTTAAAATGGCGCATCTTAAACCGTCCAATTAA
- a CDS encoding DNA-3-methyladenine glycosylase family protein: protein MRIPIAHPSHFNFPEILRFLSRSTRECLHYVEDGHLFKMIAVQEVPLLMDIRYKEGAAYLDVDVIKPDPVPMEWAAPALAAAAAPVQALLTRWLHLDADLRPFYTFAATDPVLAPLVRDYHGLRLVGVPDLFESITWTVMGQQINLAFAYTTRKRFIETLGYSVEHGGRTHYLYPKPAVVAAAQPELLREMQFSRGKITYMQNLAQQIVQGQFSAALVDDAPDFETAKAALVALKGIGNWSANYVLMKYARYPQSLPLEDAGLHQALRRYHHLPGKPALDEVKRLTAHWGPHAAYATFYCWHSLFEV from the coding sequence ATGCGCATCCCGATCGCCCATCCTTCCCACTTCAATTTCCCGGAGATACTTCGCTTCCTCAGCCGCTCAACGCGCGAGTGCCTGCACTACGTGGAAGACGGGCATTTGTTTAAAATGATCGCGGTACAGGAAGTGCCGTTGCTGATGGATATCCGTTATAAGGAAGGCGCGGCCTACCTGGATGTGGATGTGATAAAGCCGGACCCTGTGCCCATGGAATGGGCCGCACCCGCGTTGGCGGCAGCCGCAGCGCCGGTACAGGCACTGCTTACCCGCTGGCTGCACCTGGATGCAGACCTGCGCCCATTCTACACTTTTGCTGCAACGGACCCTGTACTGGCGCCGCTGGTGCGCGATTATCACGGTTTGCGCCTGGTGGGCGTACCAGACCTGTTTGAGTCTATCACCTGGACGGTGATGGGGCAGCAGATCAACCTGGCCTTTGCCTATACCACCCGCAAGCGTTTTATTGAAACACTCGGTTATAGCGTGGAGCATGGAGGCCGCACCCATTACCTGTACCCCAAACCCGCCGTGGTAGCGGCCGCCCAACCGGAGCTGCTCCGGGAAATGCAGTTCTCCCGCGGTAAGATCACCTACATGCAAAACCTTGCACAACAGATTGTGCAAGGCCAATTCTCCGCTGCGCTGGTAGATGACGCCCCTGATTTTGAAACCGCCAAAGCTGCGCTGGTGGCCCTCAAAGGCATAGGTAACTGGTCGGCCAATTACGTGTTGATGAAGTACGCCCGCTATCCGCAATCCCTCCCGCTGGAAGATGCAGGCCTGCACCAGGCCCTGCGCCGCTATCACCACCTTCCCGGCAAACCCGCGCTGGACGAGGTAAAGCGCCTTACCGCCCATTGGGGGCCGCATGCTGCTTACGCCACCTTTTACTGCTGGCATTCCCTCTTTGAAGTATAA
- a CDS encoding GNAT family N-acetyltransferase yields MYRQSNIHTTDATQLIQTMPVSTTAYVIRELATLADMEANHALLQHLNPSLQAVAYRTMLEDMIPNGYKQVAVYDGDEVIGLSGYWIITKLYCGKYIEMDNVVVNPAWRSKGIGRLLCNWIKEKAKMSGCKSIHLDVYAHNKHAHRFYFREGFMIEGFHMIQYL; encoded by the coding sequence TTGTATCGTCAATCAAACATTCACACCACCGATGCAACGCAACTCATACAAACAATGCCTGTAAGTACCACTGCATATGTAATCCGCGAACTGGCCACCCTGGCCGATATGGAGGCGAACCACGCCCTCCTGCAGCACCTCAATCCCTCGCTGCAGGCGGTGGCTTACCGCACCATGCTGGAAGACATGATCCCCAATGGATACAAACAGGTGGCGGTGTATGACGGAGATGAAGTGATTGGCCTCTCCGGCTATTGGATCATTACCAAGCTCTATTGCGGCAAGTACATCGAGATGGACAACGTGGTAGTAAACCCGGCCTGGCGCTCCAAGGGCATTGGCCGCCTGCTCTGCAACTGGATAAAGGAAAAGGCGAAGATGTCGGGCTGCAAGTCCATCCATCTGGACGTGTACGCCCACAATAAACACGCGCACCGATTCTATTTCCGGGAAGGATTTATGATAGAGGGCTTCCACATGATACAATACCTGTAG
- a CDS encoding EamA family transporter, whose amino-acid sequence MQRTTKTPAYIALSLVSIFWGTTFLASHIGVKHLHGIMLSGVRMAAAGALLTGFFLLRGEKIPGKPVLGRLFIIGLIMLFGSNGLLTWSMAYIPSGLGAIIAATVPIWVTIFSFFLVKRVKLAPMLIAGMVLGFLGVAGIFYNYINDLLNPQFRFGILLCCASCMFWALGSVLTARWAIKINYLYGAGWQMLLSGVVMVLTCLCTGIYRPHDGLTIDLWESLLYLIFIGSVLTYSAYVFALNNLPPSLASVYAYINPIVAVILGWMILDESFTWLMGLCGAVTIGGVFLVNRSFAKQKSYEQA is encoded by the coding sequence ATGCAACGCACCACTAAAACACCCGCCTACATCGCACTCTCACTGGTAAGTATATTCTGGGGTACCACTTTCCTGGCTTCTCACATTGGCGTAAAACACTTACATGGCATCATGCTGTCCGGCGTGCGCATGGCCGCAGCCGGCGCGCTGCTCACCGGCTTCTTCTTGCTGCGCGGGGAGAAGATCCCCGGGAAACCCGTGCTGGGGCGGCTTTTCATCATAGGCCTCATCATGCTCTTTGGCAGCAATGGCCTGCTCACGTGGTCCATGGCCTACATTCCCAGTGGCCTGGGCGCCATCATTGCCGCCACGGTGCCCATCTGGGTCACCATCTTCAGCTTCTTCCTGGTAAAGCGCGTAAAACTGGCGCCCATGCTCATTGCCGGTATGGTACTGGGCTTCCTGGGCGTGGCCGGTATCTTTTACAACTACATCAATGACCTGCTCAATCCACAGTTCCGCTTCGGTATCTTATTATGCTGCGCGTCCTGTATGTTCTGGGCACTGGGCTCCGTGCTCACGGCGCGCTGGGCCATAAAGATCAATTACCTCTACGGGGCCGGCTGGCAAATGCTGCTCAGTGGGGTAGTGATGGTACTCACCTGCCTGTGCACCGGCATTTACCGCCCGCACGACGGGCTGACCATCGATCTGTGGGAAAGCTTGCTGTACCTCATTTTCATAGGTTCCGTACTCACGTATTCCGCCTATGTATTTGCACTCAATAACCTGCCACCATCCCTGGCATCTGTATACGCGTATATCAATCCCATCGTAGCCGTGATCCTGGGCTGGATGATCCTTGATGAATCATTCACCTGGCTCATGGGCCTGTGCGGCGCAGTAACGATCGGAGGGGTGTTCCTGGTGAACCGCTCTTTCGCCAAACAGAAAAGTTACGAGCAGGCATGA
- a CDS encoding DinB family protein produces the protein MTPVLSATTAALRQATGTATPRLLALNPEQRLKCPAPGKWSKQEIVGHLVDSAVNNIARFVRLQQPEDCITGPVYQQDHWVKAQAYQEADWQQLVQLWNLINLHIAHLLDQVPATALEKVMHFNGAREDATLHYLATDYLDHLQRHLHQVFDNDTI, from the coding sequence ATGACACCTGTTTTATCCGCTACCACCGCCGCCCTGCGGCAAGCCACCGGCACTGCCACGCCCCGCTTACTGGCCCTTAACCCGGAGCAGCGCTTAAAGTGCCCTGCGCCCGGCAAGTGGAGTAAGCAGGAGATCGTAGGCCACCTGGTAGATTCCGCGGTGAACAACATTGCCCGCTTTGTACGCCTGCAACAGCCGGAGGATTGCATCACCGGCCCTGTGTACCAGCAGGATCACTGGGTGAAGGCGCAGGCCTACCAGGAAGCAGACTGGCAACAGCTGGTGCAGTTATGGAATTTGATCAACCTGCATATAGCGCACCTCCTGGACCAGGTGCCGGCAACGGCCCTGGAAAAGGTGATGCATTTCAATGGCGCCCGCGAAGACGCCACCCTGCATTACCTGGCCACGGATTACCTGGATCACCTGCAGCGCCACCTGCACCAGGTCTTTGACAACGACACGATTTAG
- a CDS encoding GNAT family N-acetyltransferase produces the protein MNIVTATPAHLDIAAGLFNAYRTWYHQTPDLEGATDFIKARLQQNDSVILLAEDNGRFIGFTQLYPVFSSVRMCKAWMLNDLFIEEGHRGKGAGSLLLDAAHTMARNTGAGWVMLQTDIVNTPAQAVYEHKGYQRDAHCYYYYLDL, from the coding sequence ATGAACATAGTCACCGCCACTCCCGCGCACCTCGACATAGCTGCCGGTTTATTCAACGCCTACCGCACCTGGTACCACCAAACGCCAGACCTGGAAGGCGCTACCGACTTTATCAAAGCGCGTTTGCAACAAAACGACAGCGTGATCCTGCTGGCAGAAGACAACGGCCGGTTCATTGGCTTCACACAGTTGTATCCTGTTTTTTCTTCCGTGCGCATGTGCAAAGCCTGGATGCTCAATGACCTGTTCATAGAAGAAGGTCACCGCGGCAAGGGTGCCGGCAGCCTGCTGCTGGATGCCGCCCACACCATGGCCCGTAACACCGGCGCCGGCTGGGTGATGCTGCAAACAGATATTGTGAACACGCCCGCCCAGGCCGTATACGAGCACAAAGGCTACCAGCGTGATGCACATTGCTATTATTATTACCTCGATCTTTAA
- a CDS encoding NUDIX domain-containing protein has translation METQQNPWTLLSHKIEYENPWIRVTEHQVLNPAGNPGIYGVVHFKNIATGVVALDHDNHIYLVGQYRFPLNQYTWELPEGGCPEGLDPLEAAKRELLEETGLVAQTWTPLLRMHLSNSVSDEDGYLFLARGLSQHEAEPEETEALHIKKVPFEEAYAMVNEGIITDAVSVAGILKTKLLLLEGK, from the coding sequence ATGGAAACGCAGCAGAACCCATGGACATTACTGTCTCACAAAATTGAATACGAAAACCCCTGGATCCGTGTTACAGAGCACCAGGTGCTGAACCCGGCCGGCAATCCCGGCATTTACGGCGTGGTGCATTTCAAGAACATTGCCACTGGTGTGGTAGCGTTGGATCACGACAACCATATTTATTTAGTGGGCCAGTACCGCTTTCCCCTGAACCAATATACCTGGGAACTGCCCGAAGGTGGCTGCCCCGAAGGCCTGGACCCGCTGGAAGCTGCCAAACGGGAGCTGCTGGAAGAAACCGGCCTGGTAGCCCAAACCTGGACCCCGCTGCTCCGCATGCATTTATCCAATTCCGTGAGTGATGAAGACGGCTACCTCTTCCTGGCCCGCGGCCTGAGCCAGCACGAAGCGGAGCCCGAAGAAACAGAAGCCCTGCACATAAAAAAGGTCCCCTTTGAAGAAGCCTATGCCATGGTAAATGAAGGCATCATCACAGATGCTGTGAGCGTGGCAGGGATTTTAAAAACAAAGCTGTTACTGCTGGAAGGGAAGTAG
- the rlmB gene encoding 23S rRNA (guanosine(2251)-2'-O)-methyltransferase RlmB, which yields MNEERKQHGGGKRPGKPTGRPAGAKPAGSRYSTPKPKQSALIIGRQPIIEALQAGKPLERIFMLRGASGDTIPQIRTLAEAAQIPINQVPVEKLNSFTPANHQGVIALTTQINYLDLQDVISQVTDSGETPLFLILDGITDVRNIGAIARSAVCCGAQAIIIPDRGIAALNEEAMKSSAGALEKISICRVNSLLKAIDTLHLNGITVMGSEMEATEKLFDLDWTAPTAIIMGSEDKGIYPALRKATDKLFCIPMSNQFESFNVSVAAGIILYEALKQRMA from the coding sequence ATGAACGAAGAAAGAAAACAGCACGGTGGCGGCAAACGTCCCGGCAAACCAACCGGAAGGCCCGCCGGCGCAAAGCCTGCAGGCTCCCGCTACAGCACACCCAAACCCAAACAATCCGCCCTCATCATCGGCCGCCAGCCGATCATTGAGGCCCTCCAGGCCGGCAAGCCCCTGGAACGCATCTTTATGCTCCGTGGCGCCTCCGGCGATACCATCCCGCAGATCCGCACCCTCGCGGAGGCCGCGCAGATCCCTATCAACCAGGTACCCGTGGAAAAGCTCAACAGCTTTACCCCGGCCAACCACCAGGGTGTGATTGCCCTTACCACCCAGATCAACTACCTGGACCTCCAGGACGTGATCAGCCAGGTGACAGACAGTGGTGAAACCCCGCTCTTCCTCATCCTGGATGGTATTACAGACGTGCGTAACATTGGCGCTATTGCCCGCAGCGCCGTATGCTGCGGCGCACAGGCCATCATAATACCAGACCGTGGCATTGCCGCGCTGAACGAAGAGGCCATGAAATCTTCCGCCGGCGCCCTGGAGAAAATCTCCATCTGCCGGGTGAACAGCCTCCTGAAAGCCATTGACACCCTGCACCTCAACGGCATTACCGTGATGGGCAGTGAAATGGAGGCCACGGAAAAACTCTTTGACCTGGACTGGACCGCTCCCACAGCCATCATCATGGGCTCAGAGGACAAAGGCATTTACCCGGCCCTGCGCAAGGCTACGGATAAATTATTCTGCATCCCCATGAGCAACCAGTTTGAATCGTTTAATGTGTCTGTGGCAGCCGGCATTATTTTATACGAAGCACTGAAACAAAGGATGGCCTAA
- a CDS encoding hydroxymethylglutaryl-CoA lyase, which produces MKLIECPRDAMQGWHRPIATAEKIAYLDALLQVGFDTLDFGSFVSPKAIPQMADTKEVLAGLTQLPGRSKLLAIVANVRGAEEAVMHEAIHYLGFPFSISETFQLRNANKTIAASLEEVQTIQELCIKNNKQLVVYISMGFGNPYGDPYNTGIVMHWVNELTALEIPIISLADTVGLADPATISYLFKALIPAYPQVEFGAHFHAAPHQWEDKLRAAWDQGCRRFDSAIRGIGGCPMAKDELVGNIATENLLHFLKKENAAPALDQQAWEKAYALAGQLFSTPGT; this is translated from the coding sequence ATGAAACTCATTGAATGCCCCCGCGATGCCATGCAAGGCTGGCACCGGCCCATTGCCACGGCAGAAAAGATCGCTTACCTGGATGCATTGCTGCAGGTAGGTTTTGATACGCTGGATTTTGGCAGCTTTGTATCACCCAAGGCCATCCCCCAGATGGCCGATACAAAGGAAGTACTGGCCGGTCTTACGCAATTGCCTGGCCGCAGCAAGCTGCTAGCCATTGTGGCCAACGTACGGGGCGCGGAAGAAGCCGTGATGCATGAGGCTATTCATTACCTGGGTTTCCCTTTTTCCATTTCAGAGACCTTCCAGCTGCGCAACGCCAACAAGACCATTGCCGCATCCCTGGAAGAAGTGCAGACCATCCAGGAACTGTGTATCAAGAACAATAAACAACTGGTGGTATATATTTCCATGGGCTTTGGCAATCCTTATGGCGACCCGTATAACACCGGCATCGTTATGCATTGGGTCAATGAGCTCACCGCGTTGGAAATACCCATCATTTCCCTGGCCGATACCGTAGGCCTGGCCGATCCTGCCACGATCAGCTACCTGTTCAAAGCCCTCATTCCCGCTTACCCGCAGGTAGAATTCGGGGCCCACTTCCACGCGGCGCCCCACCAGTGGGAAGACAAGCTGCGCGCCGCCTGGGACCAGGGCTGCCGCCGGTTCGACAGCGCCATCCGCGGCATAGGCGGTTGCCCCATGGCCAAGGATGAACTGGTAGGCAACATTGCCACCGAAAACCTGCTGCATTTCCTTAAAAAAGAAAATGCAGCGCCGGCACTGGACCAGCAGGCCTGGGAAAAGGCGTATGCGCTGGCGGGGCAGCTGTTTTCAACGCCTGGTACCTGA
- a CDS encoding GSCFA domain-containing protein translates to MNFHLTFSINPLSPSIRYSDKILLMGSCFAEEMGTLLAQHKLHVTQNPHGILYNPLSITNALHSYLDGKLYTEADLFQHDDWWHSWDHHSRFSAYTPAQALEKINEAQRKGMALVEEADWLVITLGTAFSYQLKETGKLAGNCHKVPGSMFYKKMLTAEEIITALDNAMHRLFFRNRKVRIIFTISPVRYVRDGVVENNLSKAILLQAVHHMVNKFDRLHYFPAYELVMDDLRDYRFFKEDLVHPNATAIQYVWEHFTKYALAPAELSLMHAVQEIRQAMAHRPFGPETPQHRQFLARYAEKVRALQAAHPFIDLSPEAAYFGGQAPQ, encoded by the coding sequence ATGAACTTCCATCTCACCTTCTCCATAAACCCGCTTTCACCTTCCATCCGCTACAGCGATAAAATATTGCTGATGGGCTCCTGCTTTGCAGAAGAAATGGGCACACTGCTGGCCCAGCATAAGCTGCACGTAACACAAAACCCGCATGGCATTTTGTACAATCCGCTCAGCATTACCAATGCCCTGCACAGTTACCTGGATGGCAAACTGTATACGGAAGCCGACTTGTTCCAACATGACGACTGGTGGCACAGCTGGGACCATCACAGCCGCTTTTCCGCGTATACACCGGCACAAGCGCTGGAAAAGATCAACGAAGCACAGCGCAAAGGCATGGCACTGGTGGAAGAAGCCGACTGGCTGGTGATCACACTGGGCACGGCTTTCAGCTACCAGCTCAAGGAAACCGGGAAGCTGGCAGGGAATTGCCACAAGGTGCCGGGGAGCATGTTTTACAAGAAAATGCTCACGGCGGAAGAGATCATCACGGCGCTGGACAATGCCATGCACCGCCTCTTTTTCCGCAACCGCAAGGTGCGGATCATCTTCACCATAAGCCCGGTGCGTTACGTGCGTGATGGCGTGGTGGAAAACAATCTCAGTAAAGCCATCCTGCTGCAGGCGGTGCATCATATGGTCAATAAATTTGACCGCCTGCATTATTTCCCCGCTTATGAACTGGTGATGGACGACCTGCGCGATTACCGCTTTTTCAAGGAAGACCTGGTGCATCCCAACGCCACCGCGATACAATATGTATGGGAGCATTTTACAAAATATGCGCTGGCACCCGCGGAACTGTCATTGATGCATGCAGTACAGGAGATAAGGCAGGCCATGGCCCACCGGCCCTTTGGCCCTGAAACGCCCCAGCACCGCCAGTTCCTGGCCCGTTATGCAGAAAAAGTACGTGCATTACAGGCCGCACACCCATTCATCGATTTATCGCCCGAAGCCGCATATTTTGGCGGGCAAGCACCTCAATAA